From a single Abyssibacter profundi genomic region:
- the ribH gene encoding 6,7-dimethyl-8-ribityllumazine synthase has product MSSDHRARSKTTRADFGVPVITLDQDVSDARIGIIATSWAVDIIDKLVEGAVEALHEAGISSSAMRFVRVPGAFEVPHAADGMAGTGRFHGLIALGAVVRGDTPHFDFVAGECARGVQDVAIKRELPIGFGVLTVDNIEQAEARATPENNKGREAAEAMLDMMRFDRAMRLL; this is encoded by the coding sequence ATGTCCAGTGATCATCGCGCTCGCAGCAAGACCACGCGGGCTGATTTCGGCGTGCCCGTCATCACCCTGGACCAGGACGTCTCCGACGCCCGTATCGGCATTATCGCCACCAGCTGGGCCGTGGACATCATCGACAAGCTGGTCGAAGGTGCTGTCGAGGCCCTGCACGAGGCCGGCATTTCGTCGTCGGCCATGCGCTTTGTCCGCGTGCCGGGTGCCTTTGAGGTCCCCCATGCCGCCGACGGCATGGCGGGCACCGGACGGTTTCACGGCTTGATCGCGCTGGGCGCCGTGGTACGGGGCGACACACCCCATTTCGATTTCGTCGCGGGCGAATGCGCGCGTGGCGTGCAGGACGTGGCCATTAAGCGCGAGCTGCCGATTGGCTTTGGCGTACTCACCGTCGACAACATCGAGCAGGCCGAGGCGCGGGCGACCCCGGAGAACAACAAGGGACGCGAGGCCGCTGAAGCCATGCTCGACATGATGCGCTTTGATCGGGCGATGCGATTGCTGTGA
- the nusB gene encoding transcription antitermination factor NusB: MSEQPTKPARKPRPNRRHWTRRLLVQALYQWRLADAELTTLLAEYRLAEDMRSADPEWFAEALRGIIHAAGPLASQVSEHLDRPWGQIDPVEQGILLLGTYELTQDFGTPYRVIITEGVELARLFGAQDSHRYINGVLDRVARQARAVEVKAAKR, encoded by the coding sequence GTGAGCGAACAACCCACCAAGCCAGCCCGCAAGCCTCGCCCGAATCGTCGCCACTGGACCCGGCGCCTATTGGTTCAGGCGCTTTATCAATGGCGTCTGGCCGATGCCGAGTTGACCACGCTACTGGCCGAGTACCGCTTGGCCGAGGACATGCGCAGCGCCGATCCGGAGTGGTTTGCCGAGGCGTTGCGCGGGATTATCCATGCCGCCGGCCCGCTGGCCAGCCAGGTCTCCGAACATCTCGACCGCCCCTGGGGGCAGATCGATCCGGTGGAGCAGGGCATTTTGCTGCTGGGCACCTACGAGCTGACGCAGGATTTCGGAACCCCGTACCGCGTCATCATCACCGAAGGTGTGGAACTGGCCCGACTATTCGGCGCCCAGGACAGTCACCGCTATATCAATGGCGTACTCGACCGCGTTGCGCGTCAGGCCCGTGCGGTGGAGGTCAAGGCTGCAAAACGGTGA
- the thiL gene encoding thiamine-phosphate kinase → MTGEFELIARHFKRPARSAEVRIGIGDDAAALTPAPGATLLVTTDTLVVGRHFRPDVPADALGWKAAMVNLSDLAAMGGTPRWLTLALTLPEADDAWVAAFADGFRAAAEQVEAELVGGDITRGPLTIGVTALGETLDAPLTRGAAQAGDQLWLTGTTGQAAAAVAGLAAGVTPDASLLTRLDRPQARCAAGRAARGLAHAAIDVSDGVLADLDHLLKASRLGARLDADALRPTAAMQALADSLGEAPAPWIWTGGDDYELLVAVPPERAQTLASIWAEQGLAPLCIGELVDAPGLQWQGDAPTIDPVSSGFRHF, encoded by the coding sequence GTGACGGGTGAGTTCGAACTCATCGCCCGCCATTTCAAGCGTCCCGCCCGTTCGGCTGAGGTTCGCATCGGCATTGGCGATGACGCCGCCGCGCTGACGCCCGCGCCCGGCGCGACCTTGCTCGTAACCACCGATACGCTGGTGGTCGGACGACATTTTCGCCCGGACGTGCCCGCCGATGCCTTGGGCTGGAAAGCGGCGATGGTGAATCTCAGCGATCTGGCGGCCATGGGTGGCACGCCGCGCTGGCTGACGCTGGCGCTGACGCTGCCCGAGGCCGATGACGCCTGGGTGGCTGCTTTTGCTGACGGGTTTCGGGCGGCAGCCGAGCAGGTTGAGGCCGAACTGGTTGGGGGGGACATCACCCGCGGGCCGTTGACCATTGGCGTGACGGCCCTGGGCGAAACCCTAGATGCCCCATTGACTCGAGGCGCCGCGCAGGCCGGAGATCAGCTCTGGCTAACCGGTACGACCGGTCAGGCCGCCGCTGCGGTGGCCGGGCTCGCTGCGGGGGTTACACCCGATGCCTCCTTGCTCACCCGGCTGGACCGCCCTCAGGCGCGCTGTGCGGCCGGGCGGGCAGCGCGGGGGCTGGCGCATGCTGCCATCGATGTCTCGGATGGGGTGCTGGCTGATCTGGACCACCTGCTAAAGGCATCAAGGCTTGGCGCACGACTGGACGCCGATGCCTTGCGCCCGACCGCTGCCATGCAGGCGCTGGCCGATTCATTGGGCGAGGCGCCGGCGCCTTGGATCTGGACCGGTGGCGATGACTATGAGCTGCTGGTCGCTGTGCCGCCCGAGCGTGCCCAGACGCTGGCGTCGATCTGGGCCGAGCAGGGCCTGGCGCCCCTGTGCATCGGTGAACTGGTCGATGCGCCTGGCCTGCAGTGGCAGGGCGACGCGCCGACAATCGATCCCGTATCCTCCGGCTTTCGCCATTTCTAA
- a CDS encoding phosphatidylglycerophosphatase A family protein: protein MTPRPPNRLILTTPVHFWAFGFGSGLAPVAPGTFGSLVGLLLYGVIGWLPRELYWAVVVLAFLFGLYICGASARLLKVHDEPGIVWDEIVGLWLALIPLNMAIPQMVAPMPVWVWAVITFIWFRFFDILKPWPIRWVDRHVGGGTGIVLDDVLAGVYAGLFTVLTGWPIAWVFAWLG, encoded by the coding sequence ATGACTCCACGTCCGCCTAATCGACTCATTCTGACGACGCCCGTGCACTTCTGGGCGTTCGGATTCGGCAGCGGTCTGGCGCCGGTTGCGCCCGGGACCTTCGGCAGCCTGGTCGGGCTGCTGTTGTACGGGGTGATCGGCTGGTTGCCGCGCGAGCTGTACTGGGCCGTGGTGGTGCTGGCGTTTCTCTTCGGGCTTTATATCTGCGGTGCCAGTGCCCGGCTGCTAAAAGTGCATGACGAGCCGGGCATTGTTTGGGATGAGATCGTCGGCCTGTGGCTGGCGCTCATCCCGCTCAATATGGCGATTCCGCAGATGGTTGCGCCCATGCCGGTCTGGGTGTGGGCGGTGATCACGTTCATCTGGTTCCGCTTTTTCGACATCCTCAAGCCCTGGCCAATTCGTTGGGTCGACCGCCACGTTGGTGGCGGGACCGGCATTGTGCTGGACGATGTGCTGGCGGGCGTCTACGCGGGTTTGTTCACGGTGCTAACGGGCTGGCCCATTGCCTGGGTCTTCGCCTGGCTGGGCTGA
- a CDS encoding sterol desaturase family protein, whose amino-acid sequence MESLILLALAPIFYGCMLWEALYWRRRGVAQYTWRDTLSNMTLAGMHQVADGLAWVVLLGLYTVVYQFRLLDLDMGPWVVAALFIGQDFFYYWFHRVSHGMRWMWASHVTHHSSERLNLSTAFRQSLTYPISGMWVFWLPLAWIGFEPQWVVLVVGINLAYQFFVHTEAVRKLPAWVEFIFNTPSHHRVHHARNDRYVDRNFGGVLIIWDRLFGTFVEEREDDPCEYGITRRQIRTHNPITLTFQEWRYMLRQATQPGLRLGERLRYLWGHPDWEADSLQTQPSQAKTQAMGQPVSTVNKPA is encoded by the coding sequence ATGGAATCACTGATTCTGCTGGCCCTGGCCCCCATCTTCTACGGTTGCATGCTGTGGGAGGCCCTGTACTGGAGACGCCGTGGAGTGGCGCAGTACACCTGGCGCGACACCCTGTCGAACATGACCCTGGCCGGCATGCATCAGGTCGCCGATGGACTGGCCTGGGTCGTACTGCTCGGTCTTTACACGGTCGTTTATCAGTTCCGGCTGCTGGACCTGGACATGGGTCCCTGGGTGGTTGCGGCCCTGTTCATTGGTCAGGACTTTTTCTACTACTGGTTCCACCGGGTGAGCCACGGCATGCGCTGGATGTGGGCCTCGCATGTCACCCATCATTCCTCGGAGCGGCTGAATCTGTCCACGGCGTTCCGCCAAAGCCTCACCTACCCCATCTCCGGGATGTGGGTGTTCTGGCTACCGCTGGCCTGGATCGGCTTCGAACCGCAGTGGGTGGTGCTGGTCGTGGGCATCAACCTCGCCTACCAGTTCTTCGTGCACACCGAAGCCGTGCGGAAACTGCCGGCCTGGGTCGAGTTCATCTTCAACACGCCCTCGCATCACCGGGTACACCATGCGCGTAACGACCGCTACGTCGACCGGAACTTTGGCGGTGTGTTGATCATCTGGGACCGGCTGTTCGGCACGTTTGTCGAGGAGCGTGAGGATGACCCCTGCGAATACGGCATCACCCGCCGTCAGATCCGCACGCATAACCCGATCACGCTGACCTTTCAGGAATGGCGCTACATGCTGCGGCAGGCCACCCAGCCGGGACTGCGCCTCGGTGAGCGCCTGCGGTATCTATGGGGCCATCCCGACTGGGAGGCGGATTCGCTGCAGACTCAGCCCAGCCAGGCGAAGACCCAGGCAATGGGCCAGCCCGTTAGCACCGTGAACAAACCCGCGTAG
- a CDS encoding SRPBCC family protein — MPKQRIAITQDFPASRDAVFAHLTDHNKVGPILGAKMERIKDGDDAPNGVHSVRKVSIGPLSFEETVVRHEPPARMEYTVTSKAPIKNHRGIMLFEDTSDGCRLHYEILFDGRLPFTGGLIRKQLEAAIRKGLSRYARSLA, encoded by the coding sequence ATGCCCAAGCAGCGGATTGCCATCACCCAGGATTTTCCAGCGTCGCGTGATGCCGTGTTTGCCCATCTCACCGACCACAACAAGGTAGGCCCGATTCTCGGCGCCAAGATGGAGCGCATCAAGGACGGCGACGACGCGCCCAATGGGGTGCACTCCGTGCGCAAGGTGTCCATCGGGCCCCTGTCCTTCGAGGAAACCGTGGTCCGCCACGAGCCCCCGGCCCGCATGGAATACACGGTGACCTCCAAGGCCCCTATCAAGAACCACCGCGGCATCATGCTGTTCGAAGACACCAGCGACGGCTGCCGCCTGCATTACGAAATCCTGTTCGACGGGCGCCTGCCCTTCACGGGCGGACTGATCCGCAAGCAGCTCGAGGCCGCGATTCGTAAGGGTCTCAGCCGCTACGCCCGGTCACTGGCCTAG
- a CDS encoding AraC family transcriptional regulator, whose product MGSVAVSYVQSVLDYVEQAGGDVPALLSQVGLSAQALAPTADRVPGAVFARLFDAAAAQLRRPDLGLAVGSAIRPGHYGVLGYVVMSCDTLGDALTRHLRYQRLVADIGEASLTPLPDGQLRLTWATQRPPTRQLAEHNLAGWVSYARWITGEDLSPTRVLLPHPAPDDQQAHAALFQCPVHFDAGVTALEFPAHYLDLRMAQADPGLREQMDRYAQRLLTEYAQSRRAEGRLRHWLRRHLAAGDAQLVTAAAALNVAPRTLQRRLATEGWTFNRLVDDTRRTLALELFAEPGMTGAELAFMLGFSDQTAFNRAFRRWFDMTPGEARSQPERLLASIESLQSD is encoded by the coding sequence ATGGGCTCCGTGGCCGTCAGCTATGTGCAATCGGTGCTGGACTATGTGGAGCAGGCCGGCGGTGACGTGCCGGCGTTGTTGTCGCAGGTGGGCCTGTCTGCCCAGGCCTTGGCCCCGACGGCCGACCGGGTGCCCGGTGCGGTGTTCGCGCGTCTGTTTGATGCGGCGGCTGCGCAGTTGCGGCGACCCGATCTTGGGTTGGCTGTGGGCTCGGCCATCCGGCCAGGACACTACGGGGTGCTTGGCTATGTCGTCATGAGCTGCGACACCCTGGGCGACGCATTGACACGCCATCTGCGCTACCAGCGCCTGGTGGCCGATATCGGTGAGGCCAGCCTGACCCCTCTGCCTGACGGGCAGCTGCGGTTGACCTGGGCGACGCAGCGTCCACCGACGCGACAACTGGCCGAGCACAATCTGGCGGGCTGGGTGAGCTATGCACGGTGGATTACCGGCGAGGACCTCTCGCCCACGCGCGTGCTGCTGCCCCATCCGGCGCCCGATGATCAGCAGGCGCACGCCGCGTTATTCCAATGCCCGGTTCACTTTGATGCCGGTGTCACCGCGCTGGAGTTTCCGGCCCACTATCTGGATTTGCGCATGGCCCAGGCCGACCCCGGGTTGCGCGAACAAATGGACCGCTACGCGCAGCGGCTGCTCACCGAGTATGCGCAGTCCCGCCGCGCGGAGGGCCGTTTGCGACACTGGCTGCGCCGGCATTTAGCGGCCGGTGACGCACAGCTGGTCACGGCCGCCGCCGCGCTGAATGTGGCGCCGCGCACGCTGCAGCGCCGCCTGGCGACCGAGGGCTGGACGTTCAATCGCTTGGTGGATGACACCCGACGCACGCTTGCGCTGGAATTGTTTGCTGAACCCGGGATGACAGGCGCCGAGTTGGCGTTCATGCTTGGGTTCTCGGACCAGACCGCATTCAATCGTGCGTTTCGCCGCTGGTTCGACATGACGCCGGGTGAGGCGCGAAGCCAGCCTGAACGCCTGCTCGCGTCCATTGAATCGCTACAATCCGACTGA
- a CDS encoding PAS domain S-box protein: MTAFETTADNGPMRLLLVEDSKFDARLIETFLSMADFPRGLDMSHVVRLSEARAHLAEHSVDCVLLDLGLPDGEGLANIAAITEVAPETAIIVLTGLKNDTIATTALQQGAQDYIVKGDYEDGDALLRTIRYAIERRSKEVKESQAVRRASEDLVRSIVAAVPDGLVTVRDGGVIETVNPAMVRMFGYEASELVGMNIVDLSAEHRRSTVRNLIDGMLAGTLGDSDRGDREGVGLRKSGEEFPLEVSIGRMLSDGEPMLVCAIRDITERKRAEESLEAAREQLLVSEKLASLGGLVAGVAHEINTPIGIGVTAASHLQEQTTDLQEAMLAGGLRRSQLDAYLKTATDSAGILLSNLRRAAELIQGFKQVAVDQSSDELRSFEVRPYLEDVLLSLAPNLRKTPHTLDFECEEGLILSGHPGNWSQIVTNLVMNALLHAFDDDRPGRMSLSVARNGDRVLMTFADDGRGIPADQVKQIFDPFFTTRRGQGGSGLGLHIVYNLATQAMDGRVSCESTPGQGTRFAFDFPYVPGAP, encoded by the coding sequence GTGACAGCGTTTGAGACAACTGCCGACAATGGCCCCATGCGCCTGTTGCTGGTCGAGGACTCCAAGTTTGATGCCCGCCTGATCGAAACTTTCTTGTCGATGGCGGACTTTCCCCGTGGCCTGGATATGAGTCACGTGGTCCGGCTGTCCGAGGCGCGGGCACACCTCGCCGAGCACTCCGTGGATTGTGTCCTGCTGGATCTGGGACTGCCAGATGGCGAGGGCCTGGCCAATATTGCCGCCATTACCGAAGTCGCGCCGGAAACGGCCATCATCGTGCTGACCGGCCTCAAGAACGACACCATTGCCACCACGGCATTGCAGCAGGGTGCCCAGGACTACATCGTCAAGGGTGACTACGAAGATGGCGATGCGCTGCTGCGCACTATTCGCTATGCCATCGAACGCCGGTCGAAAGAAGTCAAGGAGTCGCAGGCGGTACGCCGGGCCTCCGAAGATCTGGTGCGCAGCATTGTGGCGGCGGTGCCCGATGGTCTGGTCACCGTGCGCGACGGTGGCGTCATCGAGACCGTGAACCCGGCCATGGTTCGGATGTTCGGCTACGAGGCCAGCGAACTCGTCGGCATGAACATCGTCGATCTGAGCGCCGAACACCGGCGTTCGACTGTCCGCAACCTGATCGACGGTATGCTGGCCGGCACGCTAGGTGACTCGGATCGAGGCGATCGGGAAGGCGTTGGGCTGCGTAAGTCGGGCGAGGAGTTTCCGCTGGAGGTCTCGATCGGGCGGATGCTGTCCGATGGCGAGCCCATGCTGGTGTGTGCGATTCGCGATATCACCGAACGCAAGCGCGCAGAGGAAAGCCTGGAAGCCGCGCGAGAACAATTGCTGGTGTCGGAAAAGCTGGCCTCGCTGGGCGGGCTGGTGGCGGGTGTGGCGCATGAAATCAACACGCCCATCGGCATTGGCGTGACGGCTGCCAGTCATTTGCAGGAACAGACCACTGACCTCCAGGAGGCGATGCTGGCTGGTGGACTCCGGCGGTCGCAGTTGGATGCCTATCTCAAGACCGCCACCGACAGCGCGGGCATTCTGCTCAGCAACCTGCGCCGCGCCGCCGAACTGATTCAAGGTTTCAAGCAAGTCGCCGTTGACCAGTCCAGTGATGAATTGCGGAGCTTCGAAGTCAGGCCCTATCTGGAAGACGTGCTGCTATCGCTGGCGCCGAACCTGCGCAAGACGCCGCATACGCTGGATTTCGAATGCGAGGAGGGCTTGATTCTCTCTGGTCATCCTGGCAACTGGTCGCAAATTGTGACGAATCTGGTCATGAATGCGCTGTTGCATGCATTCGACGACGACAGGCCGGGCCGAATGAGCTTGTCGGTCGCGCGCAACGGAGATCGTGTTTTGATGACATTTGCCGACGATGGGCGCGGAATCCCTGCAGATCAGGTCAAACAGATCTTTGATCCATTCTTCACCACGCGTCGCGGTCAAGGCGGCAGCGGACTTGGACTGCATATTGTTTATAACCTTGCCACGCAGGCCATGGACGGACGCGTGAGCTGCGAAAGCACCCCGGGACAGGGGACTCGCTTCGCGTTTGATTTTCCATACGTTCCTGGGGCGCCGTGA
- a CDS encoding DUF3369 domain-containing protein: MDDDLVFADDDEGLESNGEALRWPLLIVDDEEEVHAVTKLALSGFEFAGRGLEFVSAHSASEAREVLRERRDIAVILLDVVMETDHAGLEVADFVRNVIENRFARIVLRTGQPGQAPEREVIRRYDINDYKEKTELTAKKLFTVVYTALRSYRDLLALEANRRGLLQVVQASANLFRTESVEQFVQGVLEQVAALIYESADMLYVSSSIATVREGTNERIVAATGRFTDMIGQNPRESLAHFDYHNLTLALRKQRNIVTPDHFSGYFESTGGGQHLLYVSGPATMSRPDQELIDMFLRSVALAYEAMLNRINTEKAGASDDSAESESD; this comes from the coding sequence ATGGACGACGATCTCGTATTTGCAGACGACGACGAAGGGCTGGAGAGCAATGGCGAGGCCTTGCGCTGGCCGCTGCTCATCGTCGACGACGAAGAAGAAGTTCATGCGGTCACAAAGCTGGCGCTCAGCGGTTTCGAATTTGCCGGACGCGGTTTGGAATTCGTGTCGGCGCACTCGGCATCCGAAGCCCGCGAAGTGCTGCGCGAGCGCCGCGATATTGCGGTCATCCTGCTGGACGTGGTCATGGAGACGGACCATGCCGGTCTGGAGGTGGCCGATTTCGTGCGGAACGTGATCGAAAATCGCTTCGCTCGCATCGTGCTGCGCACCGGCCAGCCGGGGCAGGCCCCCGAGCGCGAGGTCATCCGCCGCTATGACATTAACGACTACAAGGAAAAGACCGAGCTGACAGCCAAGAAGCTGTTCACGGTGGTCTATACCGCCTTGCGGTCATACCGTGACCTGCTAGCGCTGGAGGCGAATCGCCGCGGGTTGCTGCAGGTGGTGCAGGCGTCGGCCAACCTGTTTCGAACCGAATCCGTGGAGCAGTTTGTTCAGGGCGTGCTGGAGCAGGTCGCCGCGCTGATCTACGAATCGGCCGACATGCTGTATGTCAGCTCCAGTATCGCGACGGTTCGGGAAGGGACGAATGAGCGCATCGTTGCTGCAACAGGCCGATTTACCGACATGATCGGTCAGAACCCGCGCGAATCCTTGGCGCATTTCGACTATCACAACTTAACGCTGGCATTGCGCAAACAGCGCAACATCGTCACGCCCGACCATTTTTCGGGTTACTTCGAATCGACGGGCGGCGGCCAGCACCTGTTGTACGTGTCGGGGCCGGCGACGATGTCACGCCCCGATCAGGAATTGATCGATATGTTCCTGCGCAGCGTTGCGCTGGCCTATGAGGCCATGCTGAATCGGATTAATACCGAAAAGGCTGGGGCGTCAGACGACAGCGCTGAGTCTGAATCGGACTAG
- the folD gene encoding bifunctional methylenetetrahydrofolate dehydrogenase/methenyltetrahydrofolate cyclohydrolase FolD, producing MTAQLIDGRAIADRVLDRVRNALASRAENDRPCLAVVLVGADPASQTYVGSKRRTCEKLNFGSVGLDLPADTTQEALLAHIDRLNADDSVNGILVQLPLPAHIDPTAIIERIHPAKDVDGFHPYNIGRLAQRIPALRPCTPLGVMTLLEESGLDVRGKRAVIVGASNIVGRPMAMELLLAGATVTVTHRFTERLDEEVARGDLVIAAAGKPGLVRGEWIKPGAVVIDVGINRRDDGKLVGDVEFDAARERAAWITPVPGGVGPMTVAMLMANTLTAFEMQRRASPGD from the coding sequence ATGACAGCCCAACTCATAGACGGACGCGCGATTGCCGACCGCGTGCTGGATCGCGTTCGAAACGCACTGGCATCGCGCGCCGAGAACGACCGCCCCTGCCTCGCCGTGGTCCTGGTGGGCGCCGACCCGGCCTCGCAAACCTATGTCGGCTCCAAGCGACGTACCTGCGAGAAGCTCAACTTTGGCTCGGTGGGACTGGACCTTCCCGCTGACACCACACAGGAAGCGTTGCTCGCGCACATCGACAGGCTGAACGCCGACGATTCGGTCAACGGCATCCTCGTGCAGTTGCCCCTGCCCGCGCACATCGACCCGACGGCCATTATCGAGCGCATCCATCCTGCGAAGGATGTCGATGGCTTTCATCCCTACAACATCGGCCGTCTGGCCCAACGCATTCCTGCGCTGCGCCCCTGCACCCCACTGGGTGTCATGACGCTGTTGGAGGAAAGCGGATTGGACGTGCGCGGCAAGCGCGCGGTGATCGTCGGGGCGTCGAATATTGTCGGTCGCCCCATGGCCATGGAACTGCTGCTGGCCGGTGCCACCGTCACCGTCACCCATCGTTTCACCGAGCGTCTGGATGAAGAGGTCGCGCGGGGTGACCTGGTGATCGCCGCAGCGGGCAAACCCGGCCTGGTGCGCGGCGAGTGGATCAAACCGGGCGCCGTGGTCATCGATGTGGGCATCAATCGCCGTGACGACGGCAAGCTCGTCGGCGACGTGGAGTTCGACGCTGCAAGGGAGCGCGCCGCGTGGATTACACCGGTGCCAGGCGGTGTGGGGCCGATGACCGTGGCCATGCTCATGGCCAACACGCTCACCGCATTCGAAATGCAGCGGCGAGCGTCGCCGGGCGACTAG
- a CDS encoding Arm DNA-binding domain-containing protein encodes MGKLPAGIEIHRGRLRIVFMLDGRRRRRSLDLPPTKTNINGAERLRAEILRAIAAGTFRWSTFFPEGDDAAIEDKTDLFESVAEDWYELHTHVAKSTRLGYRRFLDYTWLPEFRGRPIQSITTLDIKRVVATKKWGAKRAYNVISCLRLIFDHAIEAELIDANPCAKLKLSKPQKPLPDPFSQAEATAILEYLEQHEPGWHNYFDLVFHSGLRPSEAIALRWPQADLFNDRVRIERAHVAHEDKATKTNKVRDVRLNSRARAALERQKASTYLAGDHVFLHPGTGEPIKDDKAPRKAFTRALKALGIRHRPAYNARHTYATVGLMAGANPAWMARQMGHSLKVFFEVYATWIEGQDGDAQMEKVETFLAAEKNA; translated from the coding sequence ATGGGCAAACTCCCTGCCGGCATCGAGATCCACCGCGGGCGACTAAGAATCGTCTTCATGCTCGATGGGCGCCGCCGCCGTCGCAGCCTGGACCTGCCGCCCACAAAGACCAACATCAACGGCGCCGAGCGTTTGCGCGCTGAGATCCTCCGAGCAATAGCGGCCGGTACGTTCCGATGGTCCACGTTCTTTCCTGAGGGCGACGATGCCGCCATCGAGGACAAGACCGACCTCTTCGAGTCAGTGGCCGAAGACTGGTACGAACTGCACACGCACGTGGCCAAGTCCACACGCTTGGGCTACCGCCGATTCCTCGACTACACCTGGTTGCCTGAATTCCGAGGCCGACCGATCCAGAGCATCACCACACTGGATATCAAACGCGTCGTGGCCACAAAAAAATGGGGAGCCAAGCGCGCCTACAATGTCATCAGCTGCCTCCGCCTGATCTTCGATCACGCCATTGAGGCCGAGCTAATCGACGCCAATCCCTGTGCAAAGCTGAAACTCAGCAAACCGCAGAAACCGCTACCTGATCCCTTCAGCCAGGCGGAAGCGACGGCGATCCTGGAATACCTCGAGCAACATGAGCCAGGGTGGCACAACTACTTCGACCTGGTGTTCCACTCAGGACTGCGGCCCAGTGAAGCCATCGCACTACGGTGGCCGCAAGCCGATCTGTTCAACGACCGGGTCCGCATCGAACGGGCGCATGTGGCCCACGAGGACAAGGCAACCAAAACCAACAAGGTCCGCGACGTGCGCCTCAACTCCCGAGCCCGGGCGGCGCTGGAACGCCAGAAAGCCAGCACCTACCTCGCCGGCGACCACGTGTTTCTGCACCCCGGCACCGGCGAGCCCATCAAGGACGACAAAGCCCCGCGCAAAGCGTTCACCCGCGCATTGAAGGCACTGGGCATCCGACATCGCCCCGCGTACAACGCACGTCACACCTACGCCACGGTCGGCCTCATGGCTGGCGCCAATCCCGCCTGGATGGCCAGGCAAATGGGTCACTCACTCAAGGTGTTCTTTGAGGTCTATGCGACGTGGATCGAGGGGCAGGATGGAGATGCGCAGATGGAAAAAGTTGAGACGTTCCTTGCCGCCGAGAAGAACGCATGA
- a CDS encoding excisionase: MTGEAPTIDWVTPHKLEQLTGLTVKAMQRKRERGVWRAGEQYRYDGKNVLYSIRGYNKWANSLPASRSTAGD; this comes from the coding sequence GTGACTGGCGAAGCACCGACGATTGACTGGGTGACACCGCATAAGCTGGAGCAGCTCACGGGTTTGACCGTCAAGGCCATGCAGCGGAAGCGAGAGCGCGGTGTTTGGCGCGCGGGTGAGCAATACCGCTACGATGGGAAAAACGTGCTCTACAGCATCCGGGGATACAACAAATGGGCAAACTCCCTGCCGGCATCGAGATCCACCGCGGGCGACTAA
- a CDS encoding KilA-N domain-containing protein gives MTQLTIGERTIRARDGRFSLNDLHRASGGAERNTPNRWIRNRETQDLIKEVEQTPDLASAPIATKRGGHGAGTYACKELVYAYAMWISPKFHLHVIRAFDALQQHAPQAAQSAPADHIVKPPDMLSLRVLTSLDHEGKQHSTMLGDDEFICSWDTLPDHLHSSTRVSADQLLAIQNECVRLLAAIARFAERHK, from the coding sequence ATGACACAGCTCACCATCGGTGAACGCACCATTCGCGCCCGCGACGGGCGCTTCTCTCTCAATGACCTGCATCGGGCCAGCGGCGGCGCTGAACGGAATACCCCTAACCGTTGGATTCGCAACCGAGAAACGCAGGACCTGATTAAGGAAGTAGAGCAAACGCCAGATTTGGCGTCTGCCCCCATCGCTACCAAGCGCGGTGGTCACGGGGCCGGCACGTACGCCTGCAAAGAACTGGTCTACGCCTACGCGATGTGGATCAGCCCCAAGTTTCACCTGCACGTGATCCGCGCGTTTGACGCGCTGCAGCAGCACGCACCGCAAGCCGCCCAATCCGCGCCCGCCGACCACATCGTCAAACCGCCCGACATGCTTAGCCTGCGCGTGCTGACTTCGCTGGATCACGAGGGCAAGCAGCACAGCACCATGCTGGGAGATGATGAATTCATCTGCTCATGGGACACCCTGCCAGACCACCTTCACTCAAGCACGCGCGTGAGCGCGGATCAGCTACTGGCCATCCAAAACGAATGCGTTCGGCTGCTGGCAGCCATCGCACGATTCGCGGAGCGCCATAAATGA